AGAAACATTCTGTTGTTTTTTCAGCAGCTTGCAGTATTCGATAAGTTATAAAGCAATCTCTCTAATAATAATGATGGTCAAAAAAGTTTCATCTGTTAAAAAGATATCTATTAAAAAGCAAAAAGCTGCAGCAAAGCCGAAGAAATTGCCTGCAAAAGCGCCAAAGCCGGCGAAACAAAAGCAACTGACGCGTTTTTGCCCTTCTTGCGGCACAATAACTGATGAATTATTTGAAGGATTTTGCAGAAAATGCTTTCTTGAAAATGTCGAGCTCATTCAGGCTGCAAAGCGCATCCAATTCTGTATTTGCTATGACTGCGGAAGGGCGCGCCTGAACAAATTCTGGCAGTCTTTCGGAAGCAAGAACGAGCTTGTGCGCAATATGGTCACGCGGCATTCACGCGCATTAAGGGGTGCTGAGTTGGATATACGTTATGATGACTTCACAATCAAAGGAAAAACAGAAGTTCCAGTAACTTTAACTGCAGAATATGAAAGCAATTCAAAGAAGATTACTAAGTCAAAGGAAATGCTTTTAGTTATACTCCCTGAAATTTGTCCTGATTGTTCAAGGCTTCGTGGCGGATATTATGAAGGGATAATGCAGCTTCGCGGCAAAAATCAGGAAAAAATGCAAGCCCATATAGAAAAAGCTTTCAGCAAATTTGATAAATCGGAATCAAATGCTTTTATTTCAAAAATTGAGCGGCTCAGCGAAGGCATTGACATATACATAGGTTCAAGAACAGCTGGCTTGAAAGTTTCATCTGAGATAAGGAAGATTTATAATGTTGATTGCACAATTACTAACAAGATTCACGGAATGCGCCAGGGCAAAGAGATACGCCGAACAACTATTTTGCTGCGGGGTATTGAGCCAAGAAACAGGCCCGAAATTGGTGAGTCAAGCGACGAGGGTGTGATTTGATGATTAAACGAAAAGAGGAGACCGAAGGGCAATTTGAATCAATGGAGGGTCAGGAAGACGCAGCAGGCGTGACTATGCGCGTTCGAACTCCGCGCCCGGGCCAGCTTTTGGGAATTGTCGAGTCACGTCTTGGTTTTGGCAAGATGAATATTATTTGTTCTGACAGAAAGGCGCGCATTTGCCGCGTCCCGGGAAAATACCGCCAGCATCTATGGGTCAAAGAAGGCGAAATAGTTTTAGTTGAGCCGTGGCAGTTTGAGGGCGACAAGAAAGGAGATATAATCTACAAGTACCGAAAAGCGCAAGCTTCGTGGCTGCATGAGCACGGGTATCTGAAGAATTTAGGAGTTTGAGGAGTTTTAATGAATGGCGGAGCGCATTACGTTCTTGTAATATTGGTGATTCTCGGCGCATTACTTTTCCTGAAATACAATACAGATATAACTATTTCTGCTGAAAAAGACAACGTAAGCGAATTAATAACCGCGGATATATCGGATAATTGGAACTCGTATTCTAACAATGAAGTCGGCATTACGTTCAGATACCCCAAAACCTGGGAAATAACACAAGATTATTTTTATACAACTGCCGCAGGAAGTCGAGCAAAAAGACCTACAATCATTTTGCAGAAAATCGGCGATAACCAATCAAATAATTGGATTTTGATAAATCCGCGGCAATTTATGTGCGAAAATGGAATGTGTGTTGGCAGTAAAAATACCGCTGATGAAGTCGCCACACATAGTAAAAATAAGGATATTTTGGATTTACTTAATACTATTGTTTCTGAATTGAAGCAAAATACAACTCGGAATAAAGTATATTCTGATAAGGAGGGCCACCTTACATTTGAGTACCCGCAATATTGGGAAATAATCGAATCGCAACATCGCAGGACTGCTGACGGAAGAATTTCAATAAGCAATGAAGTCACACTCCAAAAAATCGGCAACAATGAAATAAACAATCTGATTTTTATAAATCCCAATCCTCAATTCAGATGCGAATTGGGCACTTGTATTCTTAGTGCAGATTCATACAATGACGGAGTAGCCACTTACAGCAAAAACAAAGAAGTTCTCAATATGCTCGGAAATATTGCTTCTGAACTGAAAGCAAAAAATACCAAAAATTATACTGGGCAGTTTTATCGCGATTTGGAGTATAATATAGAATTAATATTTCCCGATGGATGGTATCTTTCCAAACACCAGTGGCTTTCTAAAACATTGCCAAATCCATGTTCACTATCTTTCCTTGACGTTGATTTTAACAGCACTACTTGCAGCACATTTACGTACTGGGAAAATGACGAATGCAAAATCACGATTTCCAGTATCTCCGCAGAAGATTACAATAATTTTGTCAACAAAGAATATTTAAATGAAGTGATTTTAGGAAAAGAAAAGGCGTATATGCGAGACGGCGCGTTTGGTGCAGGTCCATTCTATGCAATAAATGCGAGTAACAGATACTTCATTATTTACGGAGAATGGCCGTTCAAATCGGCTCATTACACAACTAATCCGGAAAATCCGCCGGTTCCAACATGCCCTTATGATTTTGATGGATTTAAACCCTTTGAATTCAGGTTTATTGATTGAGCGGCGCGGTCGTACTATTTGTTGTTTTCTTTTTTTTATCTTTGTTTTTTTCATCTTTTTCCTTTTTTGTCTTTTTCAGATACTTGTCAAGCATACTCTTTCGGATTCCATAACTAACGGGGTTCTTGATGTTGTGGCAAATTCCGTCGGGTATGCACACTTTGATATCCTTGTAATATCCCGCGTTGTCGCAGTTTGGCGGAAGCTTAACCTGCTCCGGAGTTTCATGCGTTTTTGCGTATTCCAGCTGGCCGCGCCAGTATGCTTCGGAAAGCTGCTCCGGATTTTTCTCATTCCATTCCGCAAGCTTCTGCTCAATTTCATCCCACGAATATCCTGAAACTTTCAGAAAATTTATCAGCATAAATACAGAGCGTTTTCTTCCGTCAAGAAGACCGCCAAGGATTTTTTTCACGCATGGCGGGAAATTCTCTTCCGGCACTTTGATGCCTTTTGCGGAAAATGGCTTGATTTCCCTTGACGCTCCGGAGCGCATCATTTCCTCAAGCTCTGCTTGCGATGCGCCTGGTCTTGAATCCGAAACAATAATGCCGTCTTCATAAATCGCGCGCATCAAACCCTCTTTTTTCTCGTCGCGCTTGAATTTCAGAGTGGCTGCTTTCGGTTTCATTTCAATAGCGAAATCAAGCGCATTTTTAACAAGCGTTTCACACTCATTTTCCTCGAATTTTCCAAGAAATACGGCGTCTCCTTGCACATTTTCCGGCTTTGCTTCAAGGGGTGAGAATTCCATTATGCGCGCTGCATCAAACGGCAGGCTGACATTCCAGGTCTTGTCGTTGAACGAATAAGGCATTCTGAAAAGGTGGCGCACAGACCAGTTCTGTTCAACATCAAGGACGTTGTACGGATTAAGCGCGCCATTCTCTTCTTTCATGCGTTCTTCAAGTGCTGAATCAAGAGCAGTCAGCTTTTTCGCAAGCTCCTGCCTTATTTTTTCAGAGAGATAGAATGCGATTTTTTGCGGAAGATCCGGAAACATTTTTGAGATGGGATTCATATTCACTTCTTTTGGAAATCCGCCGGATGCAATGCCGAGATGAAACCCGCGCCTTCCCGAGAATTTTATCGAGATGTTTTTCACGCCGCTATGGCGCATCTCATCAATCAAAAGCTTTGCAGTGATTCGCGCAGCATCAATCCCTGCATCAGAATCGATGTCAAGCACAAGGTCCCAGCCGGTGCGTAATTTATCAAGGTCTGCGCGTTTCAAATCATTAGAAAGCATCTGCGGATTCTTCCAGTGCTCGACAGAGCAGTGAAAAGCAATCGCGCTGTTTTTGACAAAATGCGTGATGTCTCCCGGAAACTGCACCGAATTCGGGCGTGAGCCGTAAAAACCTCCAAGAAAAACCGGAACGATTTCGCGGCCCTTACACATCTCGAAAATGCGCTTTGCGATTTCAGGGCGCGAGTAGTATGCTTTGATGTCGGAGGGGTTCATGGACCTTCTTAAATCTGGAATTTTTTAAAGCGTTGCGGTACGCTTAGAATCTTATGATTTGATACGTTTAAGCAAAGTTTGATGAGTTACGAAGTTGCAAGCTTGCCTAGTGTTTTTGATATTATATTCATTACATCACAATGGTAACTATTTAAAGAATACGCATCACAATAATTTGTAGGTATCCCAACGACAAACAAATACGCAATTAATTGGTGAAATAATGACTTTATCTGATATTGTGACTCAACATTTTAATGGACTTGCAATTAACTATGATGAATATTCACATAAAAGAAATCGCTATCTTCTTGCACAAGAAGACATTATTGTAAAAAAGCTAATGGATGAAATTTCTGAGCCGTTTGTTATTGATTGCGGTTGTGGCACAGGTACTAGAGGTATGAGAATAAAAGAACGGTTGGATGGCGCTCGTTTTCTGGGTTATGATTTAAGCGAGGAAATGGTAAAACTAGCGGCACAAAAGGAGTATGAGTCCGTTGTTTGTGCTTCATTGAATTCGCCGCCATTTGAAAATGTAGAATTTGACGCTGCATTGTGTCTATTCTCAGTTTTTTCATATCTTACTTCAAAAGAAGACCGAAGATCTGCAATAAAAGGCTTTTATGATCGATTGAAGAGTGATGGTTTATTGTTTATCGATGTAACGAACAGAAGCCATATGGGTGAAGGTCTTTCATTCAAGAAATCCATGCTACAAATTGCCCGAGAGTTAATGTATTCGATGTTAAATCCTAAACTATCCTATGGAGATGTGTTATTTAAATCTTCGGTAAACGGGGAATTATTGGATGGCTATTTCCATACAATGAATGATTCGGAGTTTAAGAAATTGTCAAAAAATCATTTTAAGATAGAAGATAAGTTTATTATCGGATACGACAGTGGTGCTTTAAAGGATAGTGAATCCGAGGGTAACTTTTTCTATGTCTGTAGAAAATTATAGGGCGAGCGGATTAGTAGCAACAAGCTATTATAATCCCATCCCTTCATCAATTTCTTTCGCAATGCGCCGCATGCGCGCAATCATCCTCAGCATGTCCAACTCCATTTCTTCGATTGTGTCCTCGACATTGCGCATGCGCAGTTCATATCCTTGATCGGTTTTTACGATAATGCCGGACTGTTGATATCTGTCCATATGGTGAATTGCAGTGCTGCGCGCGATTTTTGCTTTCTCTGCAATGTCATCGCTTGACAGAGCCATATCTTTGTGCGCTGCCTGAAGCATTATTTCGAATATGCGCATCGCGGTCTTGTTCTTGTCGCGCTTGTTGGCAAAGCCGAAAGATTCGCAGAGCCACTCGATTTCATTCTCCACATTTTCTTCTCGCGGCTGTTTTATTTCTTTTATTATTATGAATTTTGTGACCATATGAACATACTTGCACCGAAAGGTATATAAAGATTTACAACT
This window of the Nanoarchaeota archaeon genome carries:
- a CDS encoding 60S ribosomal export protein NMD3; its protein translation is MVKKVSSVKKISIKKQKAAAKPKKLPAKAPKPAKQKQLTRFCPSCGTITDELFEGFCRKCFLENVELIQAAKRIQFCICYDCGRARLNKFWQSFGSKNELVRNMVTRHSRALRGAELDIRYDDFTIKGKTEVPVTLTAEYESNSKKITKSKEMLLVILPEICPDCSRLRGGYYEGIMQLRGKNQEKMQAHIEKAFSKFDKSESNAFISKIERLSEGIDIYIGSRTAGLKVSSEIRKIYNVDCTITNKIHGMRQGKEIRRTTILLRGIEPRNRPEIGESSDEGVI
- a CDS encoding translation initiation factor eIF-1A — encoded protein: MIKRKEETEGQFESMEGQEDAAGVTMRVRTPRPGQLLGIVESRLGFGKMNIICSDRKARICRVPGKYRQHLWVKEGEIVLVEPWQFEGDKKGDIIYKYRKAQASWLHEHGYLKNLGV
- a CDS encoding class I SAM-dependent methyltransferase yields the protein MTLSDIVTQHFNGLAINYDEYSHKRNRYLLAQEDIIVKKLMDEISEPFVIDCGCGTGTRGMRIKERLDGARFLGYDLSEEMVKLAAQKEYESVVCASLNSPPFENVEFDAALCLFSVFSYLTSKEDRRSAIKGFYDRLKSDGLLFIDVTNRSHMGEGLSFKKSMLQIARELMYSMLNPKLSYGDVLFKSSVNGELLDGYFHTMNDSEFKKLSKNHFKIEDKFIIGYDSGALKDSESEGNFFYVCRKL